The following proteins are encoded in a genomic region of Populus trichocarpa isolate Nisqually-1 chromosome 13, P.trichocarpa_v4.1, whole genome shotgun sequence:
- the LOC18104601 gene encoding ion channel CASTOR isoform X2: MSLDSEDSPSPSFDRDWFFPSPSFIHESPPKSPKSHRRFSTTPKHSPDSILSKSQSFRPSSSIPPPTTSKYGILRRRVEFPRPLIKPSKQEQHHSFLDRKPVVPSEKKQSTEKVSSGPSVHRVRFRWDLTITVAIVITALASSVHKNFTLHNQVIDLQDQILKLNVTLRACNSLSNVDASDSVMQEIDDYDYGGDNGLKILALIVSLTLLSIPVLAFKYIDFVSTSRSSGNIWEAVLLNKQLAYRVDVFLSVRPYAKPLALLVATLLVICLGGLAMFGVTNDSLADCLWLSWTFVADSGNHANSEGIGPRLVSVSISFGGMLIFAMMLGLVSDAISEKFDSLRKGRSKVVEQNHTLILGWSDKLGSLLNQLAIANESLGGGIVVVMAERDKEEMEMDIAKMEFDFKGTFVICRSGSPLILADLKKVSVSKARAIIVLAEDGNADQSDARALRTVLSLIGVKEGLKGHIVVELSDLDNEVLLKLVGGDLVETVVAHDVIGRLMIQCARQPGLAQVNCCTLNTLVTFFDISIWEDILGFENCEFYIKRWPQLHGMQFEDILISFPDAIPCGIKVASFGGKIILNPEDSYVLQEGDEVLVIAEDDDSYAPAALPTVKEASFMHIAQPARMPQKILLCGWRRDIDDMIVVLDAFLAQGSELWMFNDVPEKERERKLIDGGLDLSRLENIQLVNREGNTVIRRHLESLPLQSFDSILILADESVEDSAMQADSRSLATLLLIRDIQSKRLPMSNQVHGGSFSQDTWIGEMQQASDKSVIISEILDPRTKNLLSMSKISDYVLSNELVSMALAMVAEDQQINDVLKELFAEEGNELQIRQADLYLFEGEELSFYEVLIRARQRREIVIGYRVSNAERAVINPPAKSERRRWSLKDVFVVIAQKEWE, translated from the exons ATGTCCCTCGACTCCGAAGACTCACCGTCTCCTTCTTTCGACAGGGACTGGTTCTTCCCTTCACCTTCTTTCATCCACGAGTCACCTCCTAAATCTCCAAAATCCCACCGCAGATTCTCCACTACTCCCAAGCATTCTCCTGATTCCATCCTCTCTAAATCGCAGTCTTTTCGACCATCCTCCTCTATTCCCCCCCCAACCACTTCTAAATACGGCATACTTCGCCGGCGCGTGGAATTCCCTCGACCACTAATTAAACCTTCAAAACAAGAACAACATCATTCCTTTTTGGACCGGAAACCCGTTGTTCCCAGTGAGAAGAAGCAGTCTACTGAGAAGGTTTCTTCCGGGCCATCGGTTCATCGGGTCAGATTCAGATGGGATTTGACCATCACAGTAGCT ATTGTTATTACTGCTTTGGCTTCGTCGGTACACAAGAATTTTACCTTACATAACCAAGTAATTGATTTGCAG GATCAAATATTGAAACTAAATGTTACATTGCGAGCGTGTAATTCATTATCCAATGTAGATGCTTCTGATTCAGTAATGCAGGAGAttgatgattatgattatggTGGTGATAATGGGTTAAAGATTTTGGCTTTGATTGTTTCACTTACGCTATTGTCTATTCCAGTTCTTGCTTTCAAGTACATTGATTTTGTATCAACATCGAGATCGTCGGGTAATATCTGGGAAGCGGTGCTATTGAATAAGCAGCTTGCCTATCGGGTGGATGTTTTCTTATCGGTTCGTCCATATGCGAAGCCTTTGGCGTTGCTAGTTGCGACACTGCTGGTTATTTGTCTTGGTGGCTTGGCAATGTTTGGTGTGACAAATGATAGTTTAGCGGATTGTCTTTGGTTGTCTTGGACATTTGTAGCTGATTCGGGCAATCATGCTAATTCAGAGGGGATTGGTCCAAGGCTTGTTTCTGTTTCTATTAGCTTTGGTGGGATGCTTATTTTTGCTATGATGCTTGGGCTTGTGTCTGACGCTATTTCTGAGAAGTTCGATTCGTTAAGGAAAGGAAGAAGCAAAGTGGTTGAGCAAAACCATACTCTAATTCTTGGGTGGAGTGATAAATTA GGATCGCTGCTGAATCAGCTTGCTATAGCCAATGAGAGTTTGGGGGGAGGAATTGTTGTGGTGATGGCTGAACGAGACAAAGAAGAGATGGAAATGGATATTGCTAAAATGGAGTTCGACTTCAAAGGAACATTTGTCATATGCAGAAGCGGGAGCCCTTTAATTCTGGCTGACCTGAAAAAG GTATCTGTCTCCAAGGCCCGTGCAATAATTGTCCTTGCTGAAGATGGAAATGCTGACCAG AGTGATGCTCGTGCATTGAGAACCGTCTTAAGTCTTATAGGAGTGAAAGAAGGGCTGAAAGGGCACATTGTCGTGGAGCTAAGTGATCTTGACAATGAGGTTCTTTTGAAACTTGTTGGTGGAGATCTTGTTGAAACTGTTGTAGCTCATGATGTTATTGGCCGCTTGATGATTCAATGTGCTCGGCAGCCAGGACTTGCACAGGTTAATTGCTGCACTCTTAATACTCTAGTCACATTCTTTGACATCAGT ATCTGGGAAGACATACTCGGGTTTGAAAATTGTGAGTTTTATATCAAAAGATGGCCACAGTTGCACGGCATGCAATTTGAGGACATACTAATCAGTTTTCCTGATGCTATACCTTGTGGGATCAAGGTTGCTTCCTTTGGGGGTAAAATTATCCTGAATCCTGAAGACTCATATGTTCTACAAGAAGGTGATGAAGTCCTTGTCATAGCAGAAGATGACGATAGCTATGCTCCAGCAGCATTACCTACG gTCAAAGAAGCATCATTCATGCACATTGCCCAACCTGCAAGAATGCCACAGAAGATTCTACTTTGTGGATGGAGGAGGGACATTGATGATATGATTGTG GTGTTGGATGCATTTTTAGCACAAGGTTCAGAGCTCTGGATGTTCAATGATGTTCCtgaaaaagagagggaaaggaAGCTTATTGATGGTGGCCTGGACTTGAGTAGGTTGGAAAATATACAACTGGTTAATCGAGAGGGAAATACAGTCATAAGACGTCATTTAGAAAGCCTTCCTTTGCAATCTTTTGATTCG attttaattttggcTGACGAGTCAGTTGAAGATTCAGCCATGCAAGCAGACTCCAGATCTCTTGCCACATTACTATTGATTCGTGATATTCAG TCGAAGCGTCTCCCAATGTCAAACCAGGTTCATGGAGGAAGCTTCTCACAAGACACATGGATTGGGGAGATGCAGCAGGCTTCAGATAAATCAGTAATAATAAGTGAAATTCTGGACCCAAGAACTAAAAATTTACTGTCCATGTCAAAGATCAGCGATTATGTTCTATCAAATGAGCTTGTCAGCATGGCGTTGGCCATGGTTGCAGAGGATCAACAAATAAATGATGTATTAAAAGAGCTCTTCGCAGAGGAG GGAAATGAGCTACAAATAAGGCAAGCGGATCTTTACCTTTTTGAAGGCGAGGAATTGAGTTTCTATGAAGTACTCATTCGAGCCAGACAGAGAAGAGAGATTGTCATTGGATACCGTGTATCTAATGCTGAAAGAGCTGTTATCAATCCACCCGCCAAAAGTGAGAGAAGGAGGTGGTCACTAAAAGATGTTTTTGTGGTTATTGCACAGAAGGAATGGGAATGA
- the LOC18104601 gene encoding ion channel CASTOR isoform X4 produces MSLDSEDSPSPSFDRDWFFPSPSFIHESPPKSPKSHRRFSTTPKHSPDSILSKSQSFRPSSSIPPPTTSKYGILRRRVEFPRPLIKPSKQEQHHSFLDRKPVVPSEKKQSTEKVSSGPSVHRVRFRWDLTITVAIVITALASSVHKNFTLHNQVIDLQDQILKLNVTLRACNSLSNVDASDSVMQEIDDYDYGGDNGLKILALIVSLTLLSIPVLAFKYIDFVSTSRSSGNIWEAVLLNKQLAYRVDVFLSVRPYAKPLALLVATLLVICLGGLAMFGVTNDSLADCLWLSWTFVADSGNHANSEGIGPRLVSVSISFGGMLIFAMMLGLVSDAISEKFDSLRKGRSKVVEQNHTLILGWSDKLGSLLNQLAIANESLGGGIVVVMAERDKEEMEMDIAKMEFDFKGTFVICRSGSPLILADLKKVSVSKARAIIVLAEDGNADQSDARALRTVLSLIGVKEGLKGHIVVELSDLDNEVLLKLVGGDLVETVVAHDVIGRLMIQCARQPGLAQIWEDILGFENCEFYIKRWPQLHGMQFEDILISFPDAIPCGIKVASFGGKIILNPEDSYVLQEGDEVLVIAEDDDSYAPAALPTVKEASFMHIAQPARMPQKILLCGWRRDIDDMIVVLDAFLAQGSELWMFNDVPEKERERKLIDGGLDLSRLENIQLVNREGNTVIRRHLESLPLQSFDSILILADESVEDSAMQADSRSLATLLLIRDIQSKRLPMSNQVHGGSFSQDTWIGEMQQASDKSVIISEILDPRTKNLLSMSKISDYVLSNELVSMALAMVAEDQQINDVLKELFAEEGNELQIRQADLYLFEGEELSFYEVLIRARQRREIVIGYRVSNAERAVINPPAKSERRRWSLKDVFVVIAQKEWE; encoded by the exons ATGTCCCTCGACTCCGAAGACTCACCGTCTCCTTCTTTCGACAGGGACTGGTTCTTCCCTTCACCTTCTTTCATCCACGAGTCACCTCCTAAATCTCCAAAATCCCACCGCAGATTCTCCACTACTCCCAAGCATTCTCCTGATTCCATCCTCTCTAAATCGCAGTCTTTTCGACCATCCTCCTCTATTCCCCCCCCAACCACTTCTAAATACGGCATACTTCGCCGGCGCGTGGAATTCCCTCGACCACTAATTAAACCTTCAAAACAAGAACAACATCATTCCTTTTTGGACCGGAAACCCGTTGTTCCCAGTGAGAAGAAGCAGTCTACTGAGAAGGTTTCTTCCGGGCCATCGGTTCATCGGGTCAGATTCAGATGGGATTTGACCATCACAGTAGCT ATTGTTATTACTGCTTTGGCTTCGTCGGTACACAAGAATTTTACCTTACATAACCAAGTAATTGATTTGCAG GATCAAATATTGAAACTAAATGTTACATTGCGAGCGTGTAATTCATTATCCAATGTAGATGCTTCTGATTCAGTAATGCAGGAGAttgatgattatgattatggTGGTGATAATGGGTTAAAGATTTTGGCTTTGATTGTTTCACTTACGCTATTGTCTATTCCAGTTCTTGCTTTCAAGTACATTGATTTTGTATCAACATCGAGATCGTCGGGTAATATCTGGGAAGCGGTGCTATTGAATAAGCAGCTTGCCTATCGGGTGGATGTTTTCTTATCGGTTCGTCCATATGCGAAGCCTTTGGCGTTGCTAGTTGCGACACTGCTGGTTATTTGTCTTGGTGGCTTGGCAATGTTTGGTGTGACAAATGATAGTTTAGCGGATTGTCTTTGGTTGTCTTGGACATTTGTAGCTGATTCGGGCAATCATGCTAATTCAGAGGGGATTGGTCCAAGGCTTGTTTCTGTTTCTATTAGCTTTGGTGGGATGCTTATTTTTGCTATGATGCTTGGGCTTGTGTCTGACGCTATTTCTGAGAAGTTCGATTCGTTAAGGAAAGGAAGAAGCAAAGTGGTTGAGCAAAACCATACTCTAATTCTTGGGTGGAGTGATAAATTA GGATCGCTGCTGAATCAGCTTGCTATAGCCAATGAGAGTTTGGGGGGAGGAATTGTTGTGGTGATGGCTGAACGAGACAAAGAAGAGATGGAAATGGATATTGCTAAAATGGAGTTCGACTTCAAAGGAACATTTGTCATATGCAGAAGCGGGAGCCCTTTAATTCTGGCTGACCTGAAAAAG GTATCTGTCTCCAAGGCCCGTGCAATAATTGTCCTTGCTGAAGATGGAAATGCTGACCAG AGTGATGCTCGTGCATTGAGAACCGTCTTAAGTCTTATAGGAGTGAAAGAAGGGCTGAAAGGGCACATTGTCGTGGAGCTAAGTGATCTTGACAATGAGGTTCTTTTGAAACTTGTTGGTGGAGATCTTGTTGAAACTGTTGTAGCTCATGATGTTATTGGCCGCTTGATGATTCAATGTGCTCGGCAGCCAGGACTTGCACAG ATCTGGGAAGACATACTCGGGTTTGAAAATTGTGAGTTTTATATCAAAAGATGGCCACAGTTGCACGGCATGCAATTTGAGGACATACTAATCAGTTTTCCTGATGCTATACCTTGTGGGATCAAGGTTGCTTCCTTTGGGGGTAAAATTATCCTGAATCCTGAAGACTCATATGTTCTACAAGAAGGTGATGAAGTCCTTGTCATAGCAGAAGATGACGATAGCTATGCTCCAGCAGCATTACCTACG gTCAAAGAAGCATCATTCATGCACATTGCCCAACCTGCAAGAATGCCACAGAAGATTCTACTTTGTGGATGGAGGAGGGACATTGATGATATGATTGTG GTGTTGGATGCATTTTTAGCACAAGGTTCAGAGCTCTGGATGTTCAATGATGTTCCtgaaaaagagagggaaaggaAGCTTATTGATGGTGGCCTGGACTTGAGTAGGTTGGAAAATATACAACTGGTTAATCGAGAGGGAAATACAGTCATAAGACGTCATTTAGAAAGCCTTCCTTTGCAATCTTTTGATTCG attttaattttggcTGACGAGTCAGTTGAAGATTCAGCCATGCAAGCAGACTCCAGATCTCTTGCCACATTACTATTGATTCGTGATATTCAG TCGAAGCGTCTCCCAATGTCAAACCAGGTTCATGGAGGAAGCTTCTCACAAGACACATGGATTGGGGAGATGCAGCAGGCTTCAGATAAATCAGTAATAATAAGTGAAATTCTGGACCCAAGAACTAAAAATTTACTGTCCATGTCAAAGATCAGCGATTATGTTCTATCAAATGAGCTTGTCAGCATGGCGTTGGCCATGGTTGCAGAGGATCAACAAATAAATGATGTATTAAAAGAGCTCTTCGCAGAGGAG GGAAATGAGCTACAAATAAGGCAAGCGGATCTTTACCTTTTTGAAGGCGAGGAATTGAGTTTCTATGAAGTACTCATTCGAGCCAGACAGAGAAGAGAGATTGTCATTGGATACCGTGTATCTAATGCTGAAAGAGCTGTTATCAATCCACCCGCCAAAAGTGAGAGAAGGAGGTGGTCACTAAAAGATGTTTTTGTGGTTATTGCACAGAAGGAATGGGAATGA
- the LOC18104601 gene encoding ion channel CASTOR isoform X3: protein MSLDSEDSPSPSFDRDWFFPSPSFIHESPPKSPKSHRRFSTTPKHSPDSILSKSQSFRPSSSIPPPTTSKYGILRRRVEFPRPLIKPSKQEQHHSFLDRKPVVPSEKKQSTEKVSSGPSVHRVRFRWDLTITVAIVITALASSVHKNFTLHNQVIDLQDQILKLNVTLRACNSLSNVDASDSVMQEIDDYDYGGDNGLKILALIVSLTLLSIPVLAFKYIDFVSTSRSSGNIWEAVLLNKQLAYRVDVFLSVRPYAKPLALLVATLLVICLGGLAMFGVTNDSLADCLWLSWTFVADSGNHANSEGIGPRLVSVSISFGGMLIFAMMLGLVSDAISEKFDSLRKGRSKVVEQNHTLILGWSDKLGSLLNQLAIANESLGGGIVVVMAERDKEEMEMDIAKMEFDFKGTFVICRSGSPLILADLKKVSVSKARAIIVLAEDGNADQSDARALRTVLSLIGVKEGLKGHIVVELSDLDNEVLLKLVGGDLVETVVAHDVIGRLMIQCARQPGLAQIWEDILGFENCEFYIKRWPQLHGMQFEDILISFPDAIPCGIKVASFGGKIILNPEDSYVLQEGDEVLVIAEDDDSYAPAALPTVWRGSLPKDSIVPKPAERILFCGWRRDMEDMIMVLDAFLAQGSELWMFNDVPEKERERKLIDGGLDLSRLENIQLVNREGNTVIRRHLESLPLQSFDSILILADESVEDSAMQADSRSLATLLLIRDIQSKRLPMSNQVHGGSFSQDTWIGEMQQASDKSVIISEILDPRTKNLLSMSKISDYVLSNELVSMALAMVAEDQQINDVLKELFAEEGNELQIRQADLYLFEGEELSFYEVLIRARQRREIVIGYRVSNAERAVINPPAKSERRRWSLKDVFVVIAQKEWE from the exons ATGTCCCTCGACTCCGAAGACTCACCGTCTCCTTCTTTCGACAGGGACTGGTTCTTCCCTTCACCTTCTTTCATCCACGAGTCACCTCCTAAATCTCCAAAATCCCACCGCAGATTCTCCACTACTCCCAAGCATTCTCCTGATTCCATCCTCTCTAAATCGCAGTCTTTTCGACCATCCTCCTCTATTCCCCCCCCAACCACTTCTAAATACGGCATACTTCGCCGGCGCGTGGAATTCCCTCGACCACTAATTAAACCTTCAAAACAAGAACAACATCATTCCTTTTTGGACCGGAAACCCGTTGTTCCCAGTGAGAAGAAGCAGTCTACTGAGAAGGTTTCTTCCGGGCCATCGGTTCATCGGGTCAGATTCAGATGGGATTTGACCATCACAGTAGCT ATTGTTATTACTGCTTTGGCTTCGTCGGTACACAAGAATTTTACCTTACATAACCAAGTAATTGATTTGCAG GATCAAATATTGAAACTAAATGTTACATTGCGAGCGTGTAATTCATTATCCAATGTAGATGCTTCTGATTCAGTAATGCAGGAGAttgatgattatgattatggTGGTGATAATGGGTTAAAGATTTTGGCTTTGATTGTTTCACTTACGCTATTGTCTATTCCAGTTCTTGCTTTCAAGTACATTGATTTTGTATCAACATCGAGATCGTCGGGTAATATCTGGGAAGCGGTGCTATTGAATAAGCAGCTTGCCTATCGGGTGGATGTTTTCTTATCGGTTCGTCCATATGCGAAGCCTTTGGCGTTGCTAGTTGCGACACTGCTGGTTATTTGTCTTGGTGGCTTGGCAATGTTTGGTGTGACAAATGATAGTTTAGCGGATTGTCTTTGGTTGTCTTGGACATTTGTAGCTGATTCGGGCAATCATGCTAATTCAGAGGGGATTGGTCCAAGGCTTGTTTCTGTTTCTATTAGCTTTGGTGGGATGCTTATTTTTGCTATGATGCTTGGGCTTGTGTCTGACGCTATTTCTGAGAAGTTCGATTCGTTAAGGAAAGGAAGAAGCAAAGTGGTTGAGCAAAACCATACTCTAATTCTTGGGTGGAGTGATAAATTA GGATCGCTGCTGAATCAGCTTGCTATAGCCAATGAGAGTTTGGGGGGAGGAATTGTTGTGGTGATGGCTGAACGAGACAAAGAAGAGATGGAAATGGATATTGCTAAAATGGAGTTCGACTTCAAAGGAACATTTGTCATATGCAGAAGCGGGAGCCCTTTAATTCTGGCTGACCTGAAAAAG GTATCTGTCTCCAAGGCCCGTGCAATAATTGTCCTTGCTGAAGATGGAAATGCTGACCAG AGTGATGCTCGTGCATTGAGAACCGTCTTAAGTCTTATAGGAGTGAAAGAAGGGCTGAAAGGGCACATTGTCGTGGAGCTAAGTGATCTTGACAATGAGGTTCTTTTGAAACTTGTTGGTGGAGATCTTGTTGAAACTGTTGTAGCTCATGATGTTATTGGCCGCTTGATGATTCAATGTGCTCGGCAGCCAGGACTTGCACAG ATCTGGGAAGACATACTCGGGTTTGAAAATTGTGAGTTTTATATCAAAAGATGGCCACAGTTGCACGGCATGCAATTTGAGGACATACTAATCAGTTTTCCTGATGCTATACCTTGTGGGATCAAGGTTGCTTCCTTTGGGGGTAAAATTATCCTGAATCCTGAAGACTCATATGTTCTACAAGAAGGTGATGAAGTCCTTGTCATAGCAGAAGATGACGATAGCTATGCTCCAGCAGCATTACCTACG GTATGGAGAGGAAGTCTACCCAAAGACTCTATTGTTCCAAAGCCTGCAGAAAGGATACTGTTTTGTGGTTGGAGACGAGACATGGAAGATATGATTATG GTGTTGGATGCATTTTTAGCACAAGGTTCAGAGCTCTGGATGTTCAATGATGTTCCtgaaaaagagagggaaaggaAGCTTATTGATGGTGGCCTGGACTTGAGTAGGTTGGAAAATATACAACTGGTTAATCGAGAGGGAAATACAGTCATAAGACGTCATTTAGAAAGCCTTCCTTTGCAATCTTTTGATTCG attttaattttggcTGACGAGTCAGTTGAAGATTCAGCCATGCAAGCAGACTCCAGATCTCTTGCCACATTACTATTGATTCGTGATATTCAG TCGAAGCGTCTCCCAATGTCAAACCAGGTTCATGGAGGAAGCTTCTCACAAGACACATGGATTGGGGAGATGCAGCAGGCTTCAGATAAATCAGTAATAATAAGTGAAATTCTGGACCCAAGAACTAAAAATTTACTGTCCATGTCAAAGATCAGCGATTATGTTCTATCAAATGAGCTTGTCAGCATGGCGTTGGCCATGGTTGCAGAGGATCAACAAATAAATGATGTATTAAAAGAGCTCTTCGCAGAGGAG GGAAATGAGCTACAAATAAGGCAAGCGGATCTTTACCTTTTTGAAGGCGAGGAATTGAGTTTCTATGAAGTACTCATTCGAGCCAGACAGAGAAGAGAGATTGTCATTGGATACCGTGTATCTAATGCTGAAAGAGCTGTTATCAATCCACCCGCCAAAAGTGAGAGAAGGAGGTGGTCACTAAAAGATGTTTTTGTGGTTATTGCACAGAAGGAATGGGAATGA
- the LOC18104601 gene encoding ion channel CASTOR isoform X1 yields MSLDSEDSPSPSFDRDWFFPSPSFIHESPPKSPKSHRRFSTTPKHSPDSILSKSQSFRPSSSIPPPTTSKYGILRRRVEFPRPLIKPSKQEQHHSFLDRKPVVPSEKKQSTEKVSSGPSVHRVRFRWDLTITVAIVITALASSVHKNFTLHNQVIDLQDQILKLNVTLRACNSLSNVDASDSVMQEIDDYDYGGDNGLKILALIVSLTLLSIPVLAFKYIDFVSTSRSSGNIWEAVLLNKQLAYRVDVFLSVRPYAKPLALLVATLLVICLGGLAMFGVTNDSLADCLWLSWTFVADSGNHANSEGIGPRLVSVSISFGGMLIFAMMLGLVSDAISEKFDSLRKGRSKVVEQNHTLILGWSDKLGSLLNQLAIANESLGGGIVVVMAERDKEEMEMDIAKMEFDFKGTFVICRSGSPLILADLKKVSVSKARAIIVLAEDGNADQSDARALRTVLSLIGVKEGLKGHIVVELSDLDNEVLLKLVGGDLVETVVAHDVIGRLMIQCARQPGLAQVNCCTLNTLVTFFDISIWEDILGFENCEFYIKRWPQLHGMQFEDILISFPDAIPCGIKVASFGGKIILNPEDSYVLQEGDEVLVIAEDDDSYAPAALPTVWRGSLPKDSIVPKPAERILFCGWRRDMEDMIMVLDAFLAQGSELWMFNDVPEKERERKLIDGGLDLSRLENIQLVNREGNTVIRRHLESLPLQSFDSILILADESVEDSAMQADSRSLATLLLIRDIQSKRLPMSNQVHGGSFSQDTWIGEMQQASDKSVIISEILDPRTKNLLSMSKISDYVLSNELVSMALAMVAEDQQINDVLKELFAEEGNELQIRQADLYLFEGEELSFYEVLIRARQRREIVIGYRVSNAERAVINPPAKSERRRWSLKDVFVVIAQKEWE; encoded by the exons ATGTCCCTCGACTCCGAAGACTCACCGTCTCCTTCTTTCGACAGGGACTGGTTCTTCCCTTCACCTTCTTTCATCCACGAGTCACCTCCTAAATCTCCAAAATCCCACCGCAGATTCTCCACTACTCCCAAGCATTCTCCTGATTCCATCCTCTCTAAATCGCAGTCTTTTCGACCATCCTCCTCTATTCCCCCCCCAACCACTTCTAAATACGGCATACTTCGCCGGCGCGTGGAATTCCCTCGACCACTAATTAAACCTTCAAAACAAGAACAACATCATTCCTTTTTGGACCGGAAACCCGTTGTTCCCAGTGAGAAGAAGCAGTCTACTGAGAAGGTTTCTTCCGGGCCATCGGTTCATCGGGTCAGATTCAGATGGGATTTGACCATCACAGTAGCT ATTGTTATTACTGCTTTGGCTTCGTCGGTACACAAGAATTTTACCTTACATAACCAAGTAATTGATTTGCAG GATCAAATATTGAAACTAAATGTTACATTGCGAGCGTGTAATTCATTATCCAATGTAGATGCTTCTGATTCAGTAATGCAGGAGAttgatgattatgattatggTGGTGATAATGGGTTAAAGATTTTGGCTTTGATTGTTTCACTTACGCTATTGTCTATTCCAGTTCTTGCTTTCAAGTACATTGATTTTGTATCAACATCGAGATCGTCGGGTAATATCTGGGAAGCGGTGCTATTGAATAAGCAGCTTGCCTATCGGGTGGATGTTTTCTTATCGGTTCGTCCATATGCGAAGCCTTTGGCGTTGCTAGTTGCGACACTGCTGGTTATTTGTCTTGGTGGCTTGGCAATGTTTGGTGTGACAAATGATAGTTTAGCGGATTGTCTTTGGTTGTCTTGGACATTTGTAGCTGATTCGGGCAATCATGCTAATTCAGAGGGGATTGGTCCAAGGCTTGTTTCTGTTTCTATTAGCTTTGGTGGGATGCTTATTTTTGCTATGATGCTTGGGCTTGTGTCTGACGCTATTTCTGAGAAGTTCGATTCGTTAAGGAAAGGAAGAAGCAAAGTGGTTGAGCAAAACCATACTCTAATTCTTGGGTGGAGTGATAAATTA GGATCGCTGCTGAATCAGCTTGCTATAGCCAATGAGAGTTTGGGGGGAGGAATTGTTGTGGTGATGGCTGAACGAGACAAAGAAGAGATGGAAATGGATATTGCTAAAATGGAGTTCGACTTCAAAGGAACATTTGTCATATGCAGAAGCGGGAGCCCTTTAATTCTGGCTGACCTGAAAAAG GTATCTGTCTCCAAGGCCCGTGCAATAATTGTCCTTGCTGAAGATGGAAATGCTGACCAG AGTGATGCTCGTGCATTGAGAACCGTCTTAAGTCTTATAGGAGTGAAAGAAGGGCTGAAAGGGCACATTGTCGTGGAGCTAAGTGATCTTGACAATGAGGTTCTTTTGAAACTTGTTGGTGGAGATCTTGTTGAAACTGTTGTAGCTCATGATGTTATTGGCCGCTTGATGATTCAATGTGCTCGGCAGCCAGGACTTGCACAGGTTAATTGCTGCACTCTTAATACTCTAGTCACATTCTTTGACATCAGT ATCTGGGAAGACATACTCGGGTTTGAAAATTGTGAGTTTTATATCAAAAGATGGCCACAGTTGCACGGCATGCAATTTGAGGACATACTAATCAGTTTTCCTGATGCTATACCTTGTGGGATCAAGGTTGCTTCCTTTGGGGGTAAAATTATCCTGAATCCTGAAGACTCATATGTTCTACAAGAAGGTGATGAAGTCCTTGTCATAGCAGAAGATGACGATAGCTATGCTCCAGCAGCATTACCTACG GTATGGAGAGGAAGTCTACCCAAAGACTCTATTGTTCCAAAGCCTGCAGAAAGGATACTGTTTTGTGGTTGGAGACGAGACATGGAAGATATGATTATG GTGTTGGATGCATTTTTAGCACAAGGTTCAGAGCTCTGGATGTTCAATGATGTTCCtgaaaaagagagggaaaggaAGCTTATTGATGGTGGCCTGGACTTGAGTAGGTTGGAAAATATACAACTGGTTAATCGAGAGGGAAATACAGTCATAAGACGTCATTTAGAAAGCCTTCCTTTGCAATCTTTTGATTCG attttaattttggcTGACGAGTCAGTTGAAGATTCAGCCATGCAAGCAGACTCCAGATCTCTTGCCACATTACTATTGATTCGTGATATTCAG TCGAAGCGTCTCCCAATGTCAAACCAGGTTCATGGAGGAAGCTTCTCACAAGACACATGGATTGGGGAGATGCAGCAGGCTTCAGATAAATCAGTAATAATAAGTGAAATTCTGGACCCAAGAACTAAAAATTTACTGTCCATGTCAAAGATCAGCGATTATGTTCTATCAAATGAGCTTGTCAGCATGGCGTTGGCCATGGTTGCAGAGGATCAACAAATAAATGATGTATTAAAAGAGCTCTTCGCAGAGGAG GGAAATGAGCTACAAATAAGGCAAGCGGATCTTTACCTTTTTGAAGGCGAGGAATTGAGTTTCTATGAAGTACTCATTCGAGCCAGACAGAGAAGAGAGATTGTCATTGGATACCGTGTATCTAATGCTGAAAGAGCTGTTATCAATCCACCCGCCAAAAGTGAGAGAAGGAGGTGGTCACTAAAAGATGTTTTTGTGGTTATTGCACAGAAGGAATGGGAATGA